A region from the Fusarium graminearum PH-1 chromosome 4, whole genome shotgun sequence genome encodes:
- a CDS encoding coiled-coil domain-containing protein 25 codes for MVLYFTSSVVDPSGFIYVGKDKFESMFHADKLSSAHIYLRMKEGQTWDALPEELVMDLAQLTKANSIEGTRLALLISAPVLTPPGNKKDNVTIIYTPWSNLKKDGSMEVGQVGFKDPRKVKRILVPQRENPIVNRLNKTKVEKKPDLKQERDDRLKELRRRDQAVFLARKEEAKQAQEWKEKKYQKDHAYDDIFTEELMAGSSNQDRDENWEDDFM; via the exons ATGGTGCTCTATTTCACCTCCTCCGTCGTTGACCCGTCGGGCTTCATTTACGTCGGCAAGGACAAGTTCGAGAGTATG TTCCACGCGGATAAACTCTCCAGCGCACATATTTACCTACGAATGAAAGAGGGCCAGACATGGGACGCCCTCCCCGAAGAGCTGGTCATGGACCTGGCCCAATTGACAAAGGCCAACTCCATCGAAGGTACCCGtctcgcccttctcatctCAGCACCCGTCTTAACACCACCAGGcaacaagaaggacaacgTCACAATCATCTACACCCCATGGtccaacctcaagaaggacgGCAGCATGGAAGTTGGCCAAGTCGGATTCAAGGACCCCCGCAAAGTCAAGCGCATCCTCGTGCCCCAGCGTGAGAACCCCATCGTCAACCGcctcaacaagacaaaggTGGAAAAGAAACCCGACCTGAAGCAGGAACGCGATGACCGCCTCAAGGAGCTGAGACGCCGCGACCAGGCTGTCTTCCTAGCAAGG aaagaggaggccaagcaagCCCAGGAgtggaaggaaaagaagtATCAGAAGGATCACGCTTACGATGACATTTTTACGGAGGAGCTCATGGCTGGCTCGAGTAACCAGGACCGCGACGAGAACTGGGAGGACGATTTCATGTAA